Proteins encoded within one genomic window of Dromaius novaehollandiae isolate bDroNov1 unplaced genomic scaffold, bDroNov1.hap1 HAP1_SCAFFOLD_41, whole genome shotgun sequence:
- the LOC135326936 gene encoding olfactory receptor 14C36-like, which produces MSNGSSFNEFLLLAFAETWELQLLQFLLFLGIYLAALLGNGLIITAIACDHCLHTPMYFFLLNLSLLDLGSISTTVPISMANSLWDTRAISYSGCAAQVFLVIFLLGGEFYLLTVMAYDRYVAICRPLHYGTLMDSRACVKMAAAAWASGFLTAVLHTGNTFSIPLCQGNTVDQFFCEVPQILKLSCSDSYLREIGVTVVSACVGFGCFIFIVLSYVQIFTAVLRIPSEQGRHKAFSMCLPHLAVVSLFLSTVIFAYLKPHSISSPVLDLVVAVLYSVVPPAVNPLIYSLRNKELKEALRKVISWIFFSSGNIAISLHN; this is translated from the coding sequence atgtccaacggcagctccttcaatgagttcctccttcTGGCGTTTGCAGaaacatgggagctgcagctcctgcaattcctgctcttcctgggcatctacctggctgctctcctgggcaacggcctcatcatcacagccatagcctgcgaccactgcctccacacccccatgtacttcttcctcctcaacctctccctccttgaccttggctccatctccaccactgtccccatatccatggccaattccctgtgggacaccagggccatttcctactcaggatgtgctgcccaggtctttcttgTTATCTTCTTGTTAGGAGGAGAGTTTTATCtgctcacagtcatggcctatgaccgctatgttgccatctgcagacccctgcactacgggaccctcatggacagcagagcttgtgtcaaaatggcagcagctgcctgggccagtggttttctcactgctgtcctgcacactgggaacacattttcaataccactctgccaaggcaacacagtggaccagttcttctgtgaagtgccccagatcctcaagctctcctgctcagactcctacctcagggaaattGGGGTTACTGTGGTTAGTGCCTGTGtgggctttgggtgtttcattttcattgtgctgtcctacgtgcagatcttcactgctgtgctgaggatcccttctgagcagggccggcacaaagccttttccatgtgcctcccgcacctggccgtggtctccctgttcctCAGCACTGtcatctttgcctacctgaagccccactccatctcctccccagttctggatctggtggtggctgttctgtactcggtggtgcctccagcagtgaaccccctcatctacagcttgaggaacaaggagctcaaggaggcactgaggaaagtgatttcatggatatttttcagcagtggtaataTTGCAATTTCTCTCCACAACTGA